The genomic window TCGATGCGATCCCGCCGTCGACATACACGATCCTGCCGAACACCGCCGGCTGCTATACGGCGGAGGACGCGGTGCGCACGCTGCGCCTGGCGCGCGAGCTGCTCGACGGCCATTCACTGGTCAAGCTGGAGGTCCTCGGCGACCCGACGACGCTGTTCCCGAACATGCCGGAGACGCTGAAGGCAGCCGAGACGCTGGTCAAGGACGGCTTCCAGGTGATGGTCTACTGCGCCGACGACCCGATCCAGGCGAAGATGCTCGAAGAGATCGGCTGCGTCGCGATCATGCCGCTGGCGTCGCTGATCGGCTCCGGCATGGGCATCCTGAATCCGTGGAACCTGCGCCTGATCATCGACAACGCGAAGGTGCCGGTGCTGGTCGATGCCGGCGTCGGCACCGCGTCGGATGCGGCGATCGCGATGGAACTCGGCTGCGACGGCGTGCTGATGAATACCGCCATTGCGCACGCGAAGAATCCGGTGCTGATGGCCTCGGCGATGAGGAAGGCAGTCGAGGCCGGCCGCGAGGCCTTCCTCGCCGGCCGCATGCCGCGCAAGCTCTACTCGGCCGACCCGTCGTCGCCGACTTCGGGGCTGATCGGGAGCTGAGTGGCCGATGAGCGAAGAAGGCGTCTACACCGCCGGCCGCGCCGGCCACATCCGCAGCTACGTGCTGCGCCAGGGGCGCGTCTCGAACGCGCAGCAGCGCTACTACGAGGACATGATGCCGAAGATCGGCATCCCCTACGCGGCGGTCCCGCTCGACCTCGACGCGGCCTTCGGCCGAGCCGCGCCGAAGATCCTCGAGATCGGCTGCGGCATGGGTGAGACTACCGCCGCGATCGCGACCGCCCACCCGGAGAACGACTACCTCGGGCTGGAGGTGCATACCCCCGGCGTCGGCAGCCTGTGCAAGCTGATCGCCGAGGGCAGCATTCCCAACCTGCGTGTCTGCCAGCACGACGCGGTCGAGGTGCTGCGCGACATGATCGGCGACGGCACGCTGTCCGGCGTGCACATCTTCTTCCCCGATCCGTGGCCGAAGGCGCGCCACCACAAGCGCCGGCTGCTCCAGCCGCCGCTGGTGGCGACGCTGGCCGCGAAGCTGAAGCCCGGCGGCTACCTCCACTGCGCGACCGACTGGGAGAACTACGCCGAGCAGATGCTGGAAGTCCTCTCCGGCGAGCCGGCGCTCGCCAACACCGCCGACGGTTACGCGCCGCGCCCCGAGTACCGGCCGCTGACCAAGTTCGAGCAGCGCGGCCTGCGCCTCGGGCACGGCGTCTGGGATCTGGTCTTCCGCCGGAAGTAGCCGCTCACTGCAGGCGGAAGATCACCGGCAGGATCAGCTCGCGCGCCGTCACGCCGGGCAGCCGGCCGATCGCCCAGGCGGCCTTCACCGCCGCGTCGTCGAGCAGGCGGTGGCCGCTGGAGGCGGCGAGCCGCACGTCGGCGATGCCGCCGTCGGCGGCGAGCGTCAGGATCAGCCGGGCCTCGCCTTCGAGGCCGCGGGCGATCGCTTCCGGCGGGTAGTAGAGGTGCTCGGCGAGCTTCTTCTGCGCCGCCCGTACCTGCCGGGCGGCGGCCTTCGCCGGCGGCGCGGCGGCCGGCGTCTGCGCGGCCGGGGTTTCCGGCGGCGGCGCGGGCGGAGCTTCGCGCTCTTCGTTGAGCGTATTCTTCAGCAGCGGCTCGGCCGGCGGCACTTCGACCGGCGGCAGTCGCAGCGTCGCCTGCAGCACGCGCGCCGGCGGCGGCCTGAGCAGGTCGCGCCAGGCGCCGTGGCCGAGCGCCGCGGCGTGCAGCAGCAGCGAGGCGGCGAAGGCGAGCAGCAGGCGGCGGGGCGACGTGGTCACGGAGTCGGGCGGTTTCCGGCGCCGGCAGGCGCCGCGACGGATTGGCGGTCGGGCGATCAGCCGGGCATTTTGGCAGAAAGTGGGGCGTCAGTCGCCCCGGAGGGGTGGCAGTGAGCAGAACGATTGGCGGTTTCCTGGCCGGTGCGCTGGCGGCGTTCTGGCTGGCGCTGGCGCCGGCGCAGGCGGCGTCGCCCGATCCGGTCGCCTTCGGCGTCGCCGTCGAGCGCGGCGATCGGCGCCAGGTCGAGAAGTGGCTCGACGAGGGCATGCCGCCCGACTATCAGGCCGACCGCATCGGTACCGGGCTGATGATCGCCGCGTGGAACGGCGACATCCCGATGATGGAGCTGTTCGTCGGCCGCGGCGCCAACCCGCGCCGCGCCAACCGCAACGGCGAGCAGGCGCTGCAGCTTGCCGCCTGGAACGGCCACGCCGCGGCCGTGCGCTGGCTGCTCGAGCACGGCGCGGTGCTCAACCGCG from Azospira restricta includes these protein-coding regions:
- a CDS encoding thiazole synthase encodes the protein MDQLVIAGKSYASRLLVGTGKYKDFAETKEAIAASGAEIVTVAIRRTNIGQDPGQPNLLDAIPPSTYTILPNTAGCYTAEDAVRTLRLARELLDGHSLVKLEVLGDPTTLFPNMPETLKAAETLVKDGFQVMVYCADDPIQAKMLEEIGCVAIMPLASLIGSGMGILNPWNLRLIIDNAKVPVLVDAGVGTASDAAIAMELGCDGVLMNTAIAHAKNPVLMASAMRKAVEAGREAFLAGRMPRKLYSADPSSPTSGLIGS
- a CDS encoding energy transducer TonB translates to MTTSPRRLLLAFAASLLLHAAALGHGAWRDLLRPPPARVLQATLRLPPVEVPPAEPLLKNTLNEEREAPPAPPPETPAAQTPAAAPPAKAAARQVRAAQKKLAEHLYYPPEAIARGLEGEARLILTLAADGGIADVRLAASSGHRLLDDAAVKAAWAIGRLPGVTARELILPVIFRLQ
- the trmB gene encoding tRNA (guanosine(46)-N7)-methyltransferase TrmB; translation: MSEEGVYTAGRAGHIRSYVLRQGRVSNAQQRYYEDMMPKIGIPYAAVPLDLDAAFGRAAPKILEIGCGMGETTAAIATAHPENDYLGLEVHTPGVGSLCKLIAEGSIPNLRVCQHDAVEVLRDMIGDGTLSGVHIFFPDPWPKARHHKRRLLQPPLVATLAAKLKPGGYLHCATDWENYAEQMLEVLSGEPALANTADGYAPRPEYRPLTKFEQRGLRLGHGVWDLVFRRK